Sequence from the Microbacterium sp. AZCO genome:
CAGCTTCGAGGTCATGGTCGCCGGCCGTGTCATTCTCGGCCTTGCTGTGGGTGGCGCCTCGACCGTCGTGCCCGTGTACCTCGCCGAGCTCGCACCCTACGAGATCCGCGGTTCGCTCGCCGGCCGCAATGAGCTCATGATCGTCATCGGTCAGTTGGCCGCTTTCGTCGTCAACGCGATCATCTTCAACGTCTGGGGTGAGCACGAGGGCGTGTGGCGCTACATGCTGGCCGTCGCGGCGATCCCCGCGATCGCGCTCTTCTTCGGCATGCTTCGCGTCCCCGAGTCGCCCCGCTGGCTCGTCGAGAAGGGTCGCCACGACGAGGCGCGCGCCGTGCTCGAGACGATCCGCCCCTTCGACCGGGCGCAGGCCGAGCTCGCCGACGTCGAGACGATCGCAGAGGAGGAGCGCGAGCAGAAGGTCACGGGCTGGCGCGGCGTGCTCGCGAACAAGTGGCTCCTCCGCATCCTGCTCGTCGGCATCGGCCTGGCGGTCGCTCAGCAGCTCACGGGCATCAACTCGATCATGTACTACGGCCAGATCGTGCTCATCGAGGCGGGCTTCTCGGAGAACGCGGCCATCATCGCGAACATCGCCCCCGGCGTCATCGCAGTGGTCGGCGGCTTCATCGCCCTGTGGATGATGGACCGGGTCAACCGCCGCACGACGCTCCTCATCGGCTTCACCCTGACGACGATCTGCCACGTGCTCATCGGCATCGCGTCCGTCGCCCTCCCCGTCGGCAACCCGCTGCGTCCCTACGTGATCCTCTTCCTCGTCGTCGCGTTCGTGGGCTCGATGCAGACGTTCCTCAACATCGCCGTGTGGGTCATGCTGTCGGAGATCTTCCCCCTCCACATGCGCGGCTTCGGCATCGGCGTGTCGGTGTTCTTCCTCTGGATCACGAACGCCTTCCTCGGCCTGTACTTCCCCTCGCTCGTCGAGGCGGTCGGCATCACGGGCACGTTCTTCCTCTTCGCCGGCGTCGGCGTGCTGTCGCTGATCTTCGTGTGGACCTCGGTGCCCGAGACGCGCGGCCGCACCCTCGAGGCGCT
This genomic interval carries:
- a CDS encoding sugar porter family MFS transporter is translated as MSSHSPSNLAQSKLPPLTPGAYRKRLFVVALIATFGGLLFGYDTGVINGALRPMAAELGLTAFTEGVVTAALLFGAAIGAAVCGRLSDGWGRRKAIILLAVMFFIGTMTCVFSPSFEVMVAGRVILGLAVGGASTVVPVYLAELAPYEIRGSLAGRNELMIVIGQLAAFVVNAIIFNVWGEHEGVWRYMLAVAAIPAIALFFGMLRVPESPRWLVEKGRHDEARAVLETIRPFDRAQAELADVETIAEEEREQKVTGWRGVLANKWLLRILLVGIGLAVAQQLTGINSIMYYGQIVLIEAGFSENAAIIANIAPGVIAVVGGFIALWMMDRVNRRTTLLIGFTLTTICHVLIGIASVALPVGNPLRPYVILFLVVAFVGSMQTFLNIAVWVMLSEIFPLHMRGFGIGVSVFFLWITNAFLGLYFPSLVEAVGITGTFFLFAGVGVLSLIFVWTSVPETRGRTLEALEEDVTTGAIYTINKRRGVNV